The DNA segment ATTACGCCATAGCGCCATCCTAACATAAAGAATAAGAATTTGCAGCTCGGCGCGAAACGAATTGTCCGGAAATCATTCATCCATGAACGCATCCCTCTATGGAGCGCCCTCGGCGCCAACGCCTAGCCCTTCCAACAATCATAATCAACGCAACTTTATCATGCACTTTTTCGATGGAGCGCTATACATGGGCGGGCTGGCGTTCACCTCGCCAGAAATCGTGCTCTCCGTTTTGATTTACCGGCTGGGAGGATCGGAAGCGGCGATCGGCGGCGTATTCGCCCTGACGGAATTGGGCCAGGCGCTGCCGCAGTTGCTGATGTCGCCCATCATGGACGGATTGCCGCGCAAGAAATTCACTGTGTTGTGCGGGGCTTTTCTGCAACGGCTTCCCTGGCTGATTTTGGGACTCCTGTTATGGTTGGGAAACGTCGATCAAAGCGGAAAATTCGCGCCGATCGTTTTAGCGCTGGTCGCCGTCGCCTTTCTTGCGGGCGGCGCGATAGGTCCCGCATGGAACGCCTTCGTAGCCTCCACGGTTCCCCAACGGCGGCGCGGGCGGCTTTTCGCCCTGCGGCAGCAAGGAGCGGGAGTTTTGGGAATCGCCGCAGGGATCGCCGCCGCTTACGTCATCGATTCTTTTCCCTTCCCCTATAATTTCTCTTTTCTATTCTTTATTACTTATTTCTTTTGGATGTCGTCGCTCGCGAGTTTGGCTTTCGTCAAGGAATCTCCCCTTCCCGCCCGGCCGCACGAAAGCATGAGGGAATATTATTGCAAA comes from the Candidatus Omnitrophota bacterium genome and includes:
- a CDS encoding MFS transporter gives rise to the protein MNASLYGAPSAPTPSPSNNHNQRNFIMHFFDGALYMGGLAFTSPEIVLSVLIYRLGGSEAAIGGVFALTELGQALPQLLMSPIMDGLPRKKFTVLCGAFLQRLPWLILGLLLWLGNVDQSGKFAPIVLALVAVAFLAGGAIGPAWNAFVASTVPQRRRGRLFALRQQGAGVLGIAAGIAAAYVIDSFPFPYNFSFLFFITYFFWMSSLASLAFVKESPLPARPHESMREYYCKHIPGILRQDKDFRWFLVLKAGMLLSMISFGFYSVYAIKHFQAPPYYAGRFTSGYMLGQIFFAFLFGAIVDRYGHRINAIYFCLIIIAQNILALMAPSVAVFFGVFLIMGAIRSIQIITFITMPMEYADSRDHPTYYALSNTLLAPFYLSGLLGGFFVPYIGYRGLFLLSSFFALLTLICAIRFVRDPRHGRDAFLGEKDG